GGACACCTACAATCCGGTAGATGTTAACATCGAAGGGAAAAACAACCAGGAGGCCAACCTCGTTGGGTTCGACAAACTGAGGATGCCCTTCCGCCTATCGCTAACGCCTTACCTATCGTACTCTACCGAGCGCAGCAACCGCGGTACGGACAATACGCTTAAGGGTGGGCTTGACCTTCGCTACGGCATCTCGGATGGCTTCACCCTCGATATGATGGTTATCCCCGATTTCAGTCAGGTGCGATCGGACGATGTGCAGCTTAACCTTAGTACTGTAGAGCAGCACTTCGACGAGAATCGCCAGTTCTTCAACGAGGGTTCAGAACTCTTCTCGCGTGGTGGTATCTTCTACTCACGCCGTATTGGGAGCAGCCCGTTGTACTCCTCCAAAGCATACCAAAATCTTCAGCCCAATGAGGTGGTTAAGGAGATGCCCTCAGCTACCTCCATCATTAATGCTACAAAGATTTCGGGCAGAACCAAGGGCGGTTTAGGAATCGGCTTCCTGAATGCGCTTACCGGCGATACCTACGCTGAGGTTAGAAACGCATCAACCGGTAGAACCCGCGAGGTAAACGTGCAGCCGCTTACCAACTACAACGTCAGCGTTGTTGATATTCCGTTTAGGAACAGCTCCTACCTGTCGGTGATAAACGGCAACATGCTGCTACCCAACAACCGCTTTACGGCAAACACTTCGGCAGTCGATTTCTACCTAGCCAGCAAGTCGCAGTCGTACGCGCTAAAGGGGGCGGTGCAGTACGCCCTGCAGGCCGATTCGGGCAGCGTAAGCAACGATGGCTACGCCTACCAGTTAAGCGCGCTTAAGACTGCGGGCAAGCTGCGCATCGAGCTCTCGAATACGCTCTACCAGAATACCTACAACCACTCGTACTTGGGCTACCTCGATCAGAACAACCGCATCATCAACTTTGGAAAGGTGCAGTATGTATCGTACGATAGAAGCGGGAACCTTAAGTACCGCACCCTTCTCTTCAACTTTACCAACGAGCTGCTGTACCGCCCAACGCGCTACTCGCGCAACGAGTTTACCCTATCGGGAGGGTTAACCTTTACCAACGAGCTGCACTTCGAGCTGGAGACATCGGTAACGCCAGGGGTTAAGTACGACTACTTCGAGCCCCGTCAGCCGGGCTACAAGTACGCCGAGCCGCGCGCCATCTGGACCGGGTTTACCTTTAACACCGATACTCGAAAAAAGCTGTCGATAAGTAAAATGCTTATTGGCTACTGGGTTGCCGAAAGGTACGATAAGAGCACCTTCTACCTTCAGGTAAATCCGAGCCTGCGCTTTAACGATAGGCTGGCCTCCACCATTGGCTTTTTCGGTACGTTCAACGAAAACGCCATCGGCTTTGCCGAAACCGATGCTGTGTCGGGAGTTCCGGTATTTGGCCGACGCGATATCAAGAACTACGAGCAGTCGGCCCAGTTGAGCTACATCATATCGAGGAATGCCTACACCAACATACGCGCCCGCTACAACTGGACCAGCGTTCGCTACAAGCAGTTTTACCATCTGAAAGAGGATGGATGGGTAGATGGAATTGACTTTTTGCAAAACAGAGATATCAACTACACCGCTGCGAGTATTGAGGCGAGCTTTGCCTGGACCTTTGCCCCCGGCAGCCAGCTGTCGGTAATGTACCGCAAGAGCTTCG
This window of the uncultured Acetobacteroides sp. genome carries:
- a CDS encoding DUF5916 domain-containing protein, which gives rise to MKVQIVIRTTILLAIALVPFYAGAQQIRRKAQITFTATKPKIDGALTDSVWAKAAPLTGYTQHKPNRLEPAKLKTEVRLMYDKSSIYVYAQLEDTAALKIAKQLGPRDSFDDPNCDLFGIGFSPYNDGITTYYFHVSAAGVQSDQKVTGTTYDRSWNAVWYSAVKRYDWGWSVEMEIPLTQLRFSSANGVWGFNIWRNIKRSQEWDTYNPVDVNIEGKNNQEANLVGFDKLRMPFRLSLTPYLSYSTERSNRGTDNTLKGGLDLRYGISDGFTLDMMVIPDFSQVRSDDVQLNLSTVEQHFDENRQFFNEGSELFSRGGIFYSRRIGSSPLYSSKAYQNLQPNEVVKEMPSATSIINATKISGRTKGGLGIGFLNALTGDTYAEVRNASTGRTREVNVQPLTNYNVSVVDIPFRNSSYLSVINGNMLLPNNRFTANTSAVDFYLASKSQSYALKGAVQYALQADSGSVSNDGYAYQLSALKTAGKLRIELSNTLYQNTYNHSYLGYLDQNNRIINFGKVQYVSYDRSGNLKYRTLLFNFTNELLYRPTRYSRNEFTLSGGLTFTNELHFELETSVTPGVKYDYFEPRQPGYKYAEPRAIWTGFTFNTDTRKKLSISKMLIGYWVAERYDKSTFYLQVNPSLRFNDRLASTIGFFGTFNENAIGFAETDAVSGVPVFGRRDIKNYEQSAQLSYIISRNAYTNIRARYNWTSVRYKQFYHLKEDGWVDGIDFLQNRDINYTAASIEASFAWTFAPGSQLSVMYRKSFDDYQLMKPIAYMDNIRRMGDMPQRDLISFRVIYYWGS